The Methylomonas montana genome has a window encoding:
- a CDS encoding family 2A encapsulin nanocompartment cargo protein cysteine desulfurase, which translates to MTTNNADLSGLAQQALSGGGVPADLPDAAELTRLANQFFREVPNGGEAIDTVPVSAATSVPIHTVPAGFNSRPGIDDTSISALVQRSVGLPGASDLQKSLASPLGGKQPSTTGGSSFYFLNEVSALAKEAQLPGLVAAHPPFDVHAVRRDFPILQERVNGYPLAWLDNAATTQKPQVVIDRISEFYQHENSNIHRAAHELAARATDAYEGARDIVARFINASSSSEVVFVRGATEAINLVAKSWGKQNIGEGDEIIVSWLEHHANIVPWQQLCAETGALLRVIPVDDNGQVILAEYQKLLNSRTKLVSFTQVSNALGTVTPAQEMIELAHRAGAKVLLDGAQSVSHLRVDVQALDCDWLAFSGHKIFGPTGIGVLYGKADVLEATQPWQGGGNMIEDVTFEKTSYQPAPARFEAGTGNIADAVGLGAALEYLSKLGIENVARYEHELLEYGMHVLRAIPGVRLIGTAPDKTSVLSFVLAGHSTQDVGTALNQAGIAVRSGHHCAQPILRRFGLEATVRPSLAFYNTYEEIDRVAAVLKRLQCSKRSF; encoded by the coding sequence GATTGGCGCAACAGGCGCTGAGCGGCGGCGGTGTGCCGGCCGACTTGCCGGATGCCGCCGAGCTGACCCGCCTGGCGAATCAGTTTTTTCGGGAAGTGCCGAATGGCGGCGAGGCGATTGATACGGTGCCGGTTTCGGCGGCGACATCCGTGCCTATTCACACGGTACCGGCTGGCTTTAATTCGCGGCCCGGCATCGACGATACGTCGATTTCAGCCTTGGTGCAACGTAGTGTCGGCTTGCCAGGCGCCAGCGATTTGCAAAAATCGCTGGCATCACCGCTGGGTGGCAAACAACCATCCACGACGGGCGGTTCGTCGTTTTATTTTTTGAACGAAGTGTCGGCATTGGCTAAGGAGGCTCAGTTACCAGGGCTGGTTGCCGCGCATCCGCCGTTTGATGTGCATGCCGTGCGCCGGGATTTCCCAATTCTACAGGAACGCGTCAACGGCTATCCGTTGGCCTGGCTGGATAACGCTGCCACCACCCAGAAACCGCAGGTAGTGATCGACCGGATTTCCGAGTTTTACCAACACGAAAACTCCAATATCCATAGAGCCGCGCATGAATTGGCGGCGCGGGCTACCGACGCTTACGAAGGCGCCCGCGACATCGTCGCCCGTTTCATCAATGCCTCGTCGTCCAGCGAAGTGGTGTTTGTACGTGGCGCCACCGAAGCGATCAATCTGGTGGCAAAAAGCTGGGGCAAACAAAACATAGGCGAAGGCGACGAAATTATCGTCAGCTGGCTGGAGCATCACGCCAACATCGTGCCTTGGCAACAGCTTTGCGCCGAAACCGGTGCGCTGCTACGGGTAATCCCGGTCGACGATAACGGGCAGGTGATTCTGGCCGAGTATCAAAAACTGTTGAACAGCCGCACCAAGCTGGTGTCGTTTACCCAGGTTTCCAATGCGCTGGGTACCGTGACGCCGGCGCAGGAAATGATCGAACTGGCGCACCGGGCCGGTGCCAAGGTATTGCTGGACGGCGCCCAATCGGTGTCGCATTTGCGGGTCGATGTGCAGGCCTTGGATTGCGACTGGCTGGCGTTTTCGGGTCACAAAATCTTCGGCCCTACCGGTATCGGTGTGCTGTACGGCAAGGCCGATGTGTTGGAAGCGACCCAACCCTGGCAGGGTGGCGGTAATATGATCGAGGACGTGACTTTCGAGAAAACCAGTTACCAACCGGCGCCGGCCAGGTTCGAAGCCGGTACCGGCAATATTGCCGATGCGGTGGGTTTGGGGGCGGCTTTGGAATATCTGAGCAAACTGGGTATCGAAAACGTCGCCCGTTACGAGCACGAACTGCTGGAGTACGGCATGCACGTGTTGAGAGCCATTCCCGGCGTGCGCTTGATCGGCACTGCGCCGGACAAGACCAGCGTGCTGTCTTTCGTATTGGCCGGGCATAGTACCCAAGATGTTGGTACGGCTTTAAATCAGGCTGGTATCGCGGTACGTTCCGGCCATCATTGCGCTCAGCCTATCCTGCGCCGTTTCGGACTGGAGGCCACGGTGCGGCCGTCGCTGGCGTTTTACAACACCTACGAGGAAATCGACCGGGTGGCGGCTGTATTGAAACGCTTGCAGTGCAGCAAACGTAGTTTTTAG
- a CDS encoding YuxH family protein gives MPLQQLVEYFNDRLEQEHNSGFRPFILRDGGVHALFGPICIGSTLKPIRETLRSAHLVGHAAHLSVAPHTAQPLQNQELENLLALPPEQNTQPESIINFDRLSRAVHMLNYLPQAHLDEVLFLEVDPRHILGVKEDHGAYFEEVIVKCGLQTRNVAITMTVNRIYARYYQTLLKGLQNYQRRGYRLALKFDYHTLEKPAIELIARAAPDFVGLSTQHLERIRDNKLPEKLQQLNSLVDSVAGRSIMLDIEDRRSAALARQTGFDLVEGAYFEQPLLAAADHTQNTRPSREAHYRH, from the coding sequence ATGCCTTTGCAGCAATTAGTAGAATACTTCAACGATAGACTAGAGCAAGAGCACAACAGCGGTTTCAGGCCTTTTATTTTGCGCGACGGCGGCGTACACGCGCTGTTTGGACCGATCTGCATCGGCAGTACCCTGAAACCGATCCGCGAAACCCTACGCAGCGCACACCTGGTCGGCCACGCCGCACATCTCAGCGTGGCGCCCCATACTGCACAACCCCTACAAAATCAGGAACTGGAAAATCTATTGGCTTTGCCGCCCGAGCAAAATACTCAGCCAGAATCGATTATTAATTTCGATCGCTTATCGCGAGCCGTGCATATGCTTAATTATTTGCCGCAAGCTCATCTGGATGAGGTGTTATTTCTGGAAGTCGATCCGCGCCACATTCTCGGGGTCAAGGAAGATCATGGCGCCTATTTTGAAGAGGTCATCGTCAAATGCGGTCTGCAAACCCGCAATGTAGCGATTACCATGACCGTTAACAGAATTTACGCCCGCTATTACCAGACCTTATTGAAAGGCTTGCAAAACTATCAACGCCGTGGCTACCGGCTGGCATTGAAGTTTGACTATCACACATTGGAAAAGCCGGCTATCGAATTGATTGCCAGAGCCGCGCCGGATTTTGTCGGACTGTCGACCCAACATCTGGAGCGGATTCGCGACAACAAACTGCCGGAAAAATTGCAGCAGTTGAACAGCCTAGTCGATTCGGTTGCCGGCCGTAGCATCATGCTTGACATCGAGGATAGACGAAGCGCCGCGTTAGCCAGACAAACCGGCTTCGACCTGGTAGAAGGGGCATATTTCGAACAGCCATTGTTGGCAGCAGCCGACCACACCCAAAATACCCGGCCAAGTCGAGAGGCCCACTACCGACATTAA
- a CDS encoding LysR substrate-binding domain-containing protein, translating into MNLNQLELLRTLQETDFNLSKAAEKMHVVQSAVSRQLQLFEAELGSPLFVRQGKKLIGLTPLGEKIMEEVDLINQAKKNIQLIADDFLDNSNGTLHIATTHTQAKYLLPGPIAKFRQKYPGIKIYMVQSSPDNLINLLHRHQADIAICTEKLDEDDTLVVKPCYQWHHIAIVPAGHPLAEGEITLQRLSAQPILTYTPGFTGRTTIEKAFHNAHLPLDITLAAADSDVIKTYVRLGMGVGIIAGTSYESNKDSDLVARDLAGLIPSSTTKIAYLKQLYVPNYCRYFIDELLAEAARKKSV; encoded by the coding sequence ATGAATCTTAACCAGCTGGAATTGCTGCGCACTTTGCAGGAAACCGACTTCAATCTGAGCAAGGCCGCGGAGAAAATGCATGTGGTGCAATCGGCGGTGAGCCGGCAATTACAGCTGTTCGAAGCGGAATTGGGATCGCCGTTGTTCGTGCGGCAAGGCAAGAAGTTAATCGGTTTGACGCCGCTCGGCGAGAAGATCATGGAAGAGGTCGATCTGATCAATCAGGCCAAAAAAAATATACAGTTGATCGCCGACGATTTTCTGGATAACAGCAACGGCACTTTGCATATCGCCACTACGCACACCCAAGCCAAATATCTGTTGCCGGGGCCAATAGCCAAGTTTCGGCAGAAATATCCCGGTATCAAAATCTATATGGTGCAATCGTCGCCGGATAATCTGATCAATCTGCTGCATCGCCATCAGGCTGACATCGCCATCTGCACCGAAAAGCTCGATGAAGACGATACGCTGGTCGTTAAGCCCTGCTATCAATGGCATCACATCGCCATAGTTCCCGCGGGGCACCCGCTGGCCGAGGGCGAAATCACCTTGCAACGCTTGTCGGCCCAGCCTATCTTGACGTACACACCCGGATTTACCGGTCGCACCACGATAGAAAAAGCGTTTCATAATGCTCATTTGCCGTTGGATATTACGCTGGCGGCAGCTGACTCCGATGTGATCAAAACCTATGTGCGCTTGGGCATGGGCGTGGGGATTATCGCCGGCACCTCTTACGAATCCAACAAGGATAGCGATTTGGTGGCCAGGGATCTGGCCGGTTTGATCCCCAGTTCCACCACCAAAATCGCTTATCTGAAGCAATTGTATGTGCCGAATTATTGCCGCTATTTCATCGACGAATTGCTAGCGGAAGCTGCCCGGAAAAAGTCCGTATAG
- a CDS encoding FecR family protein, which yields MPIEPTPDDAERLLEQACGWLSKMHSGDFSMAEQQRLLAWRAADPAHDEAWQKAQALWQGLERLRGRTIPGAEPLLQERYRNSQSHAVAKPRYRRRFLPLAVACSAVLAVTLAVLCPPQVWRADYLTGKGEQRSVTLADGSRVILNTSTALRIHFDDSVRRVELLAGEAFFEVAKNPQRPFVVSADGSEVRAIGTAFDVRLQSGQARVELVEGIVEIQDAQRQHRERLTAGQSVAIGSDSIALQSVNRPESMALWRDGYLQFDGLPLHEAVAQINQYRPGRVVLLNKALADKRISGLFRLDALDQAIASLKAAVPELQTVSITPYLVVLR from the coding sequence ATGCCCATCGAACCGACGCCAGACGATGCCGAGCGTTTGCTGGAACAAGCCTGTGGCTGGTTGAGCAAAATGCATTCCGGCGATTTTTCCATGGCGGAGCAACAGCGATTATTGGCTTGGCGCGCGGCCGATCCGGCCCACGACGAAGCTTGGCAAAAGGCGCAAGCGCTATGGCAAGGCTTGGAGCGTTTGCGCGGCAGAACCATACCCGGCGCTGAGCCGCTATTGCAGGAGCGCTACCGCAATTCGCAATCCCACGCTGTAGCAAAGCCGCGTTATCGGCGTCGTTTTTTGCCGTTGGCGGTCGCCTGTAGCGCCGTGTTGGCGGTGACTTTGGCGGTATTGTGTCCGCCGCAGGTATGGCGAGCCGACTATCTGACCGGCAAGGGCGAGCAGCGTAGCGTGACATTAGCCGACGGCTCGCGGGTTATCCTTAACACTTCGACCGCACTGAGGATCCACTTCGATGATAGTGTGCGTCGGGTGGAATTGTTGGCGGGCGAAGCGTTTTTCGAAGTGGCTAAAAATCCGCAACGGCCTTTCGTGGTGAGCGCGGACGGTAGCGAAGTCCGGGCGATTGGCACCGCTTTCGATGTGCGGCTTCAGTCCGGGCAAGCTCGGGTCGAACTGGTCGAAGGCATCGTCGAAATTCAGGATGCACAGCGCCAACACCGTGAACGCCTGACTGCCGGACAATCTGTGGCTATCGGCTCCGACAGTATCGCTCTGCAAAGCGTAAACCGGCCGGAAAGCATGGCACTCTGGCGCGACGGTTACCTGCAATTCGACGGCTTGCCGCTGCATGAAGCCGTCGCCCAAATCAATCAATACCGGCCCGGACGAGTAGTGTTGCTGAATAAGGCGCTGGCCGACAAGCGGATCAGCGGCCTGTTTCGTTTGGATGCGCTGGATCAAGCCATCGCCAGCCTCAAAGCCGCCGTGCCGGAGTTGCAGACTGTCAGCATCACGCCCTATTTGGTGGTGTTGCGTTAA
- a CDS encoding RNA polymerase sigma factor, producing the protein MSFQAHQSLQELYLDCRGELEAVLFSRLRCRETAADICQEAFLRLCRSGDLGSVGNLKAYLFRTALNLLLDHYRRQTRRETTTVEWIDDAPLEAEDQRCAETVALGEQELDRLIDSLAALSPLCQRIFYLNRFEGLKQREIAETLNVSTRTVEENIKRALLHCAKTLNQA; encoded by the coding sequence ATGTCATTTCAAGCCCACCAATCACTACAAGAGTTATACCTCGACTGTCGCGGCGAGCTGGAAGCCGTGTTGTTTTCGCGGCTGCGCTGCCGGGAAACGGCGGCGGATATATGTCAGGAAGCTTTTCTGCGCCTGTGCCGGTCCGGCGATCTTGGCAGTGTCGGCAACCTCAAGGCCTATTTGTTCCGCACCGCGCTGAATCTGCTGCTCGATCATTATCGTCGTCAAACCCGGCGAGAAACCACGACCGTCGAATGGATAGACGACGCGCCGCTGGAAGCGGAAGACCAGCGTTGTGCGGAAACCGTGGCTTTGGGCGAGCAAGAGTTGGATAGGCTGATCGACAGCTTGGCGGCCTTGTCGCCGTTGTGTCAGCGTATCTTTTATCTGAATCGTTTCGAAGGCTTGAAACAACGGGAAATCGCCGAAACGCTGAATGTCTCCACCCGTACCGTGGAAGAAAACATCAAACGGGCCTTGTTGCATTGCGCCAAGACTCTGAACCAAGCCTAG